In Trichomycterus rosablanca isolate fTriRos1 chromosome 5, fTriRos1.hap1, whole genome shotgun sequence, the sequence GTTGGGAAACACTGCTATACCACATCAAAAGCAGAGTTGCCATATAAGCCAGATGACTTACAATGGCACCGTTATATtcactgtttaaaaaaataataaacaaaataaacaccaACAGCCAAATATTTTATAGTGaagtaaatactgtaaaataaaattactatAAAAATGTCAATACTTTCAGTTAACTGatgtacactacatggccaaaggtatgtaaaaccctgaccatgaacttAGTGGGCATCCTATTTTAAAAGGGGGGACTGAGGTTAGGGCttagtgcaggccactggagttcctctactCCAGCTATCAAGTAAAATCCTTGTCCTAATTTACAATCACATGACAGTGTTGAAACTCTGAATGACTCTTCTgaagacattttattttaaataaatagttatGTATGCAAACTTGTATATGCAAACTTTTGGCTTCTTTTGTACATTTGGCCACTGTATACTTAAATAAGAAACTCTCACCTCTACATAGTTGTACATAGCCAAATCAGCTATGGCATGATCATCAGGTGCACGTATGCGGGTGTACTCTGGGAGAACTGCATCTGCAGAAAAAGGAACAGGAATTTAAAAGGTTTATAGTGTTTATGTCAAATGTTATTGCTAAGAATACAGTTCCTAGTAGCATGCAAAAGAAAGCTGCAATCAAAATCTttttcatttatacatttacacaaatagcatttaattgctttttaaaaacaacaaacattaaactggaaatattaatagtaaagaataaaaatatactgtatattacattaCAGTGCTTGTGTTATAAACTGAAGAGGGAAACAGATTTACCAATGTCTTCATCAAACTTATCCATGATCTCGTCAAAAACAAGGCAGTCCTCAAAGCCCTGGGACACAGAAATATGTAGCAATGTTAATTTGCCCCTAGAAAGtaacaaacattttattaataatatgctCTGTACACAGACTAGTTGTATAGGTGGTATAATGCCACTCTAGTACATTCCTCATTAAAATTTCTGCCACAGACACAATGTACACCGTGTGATCAGCCAtcacattataaccacctccttgtttctgcactcactgttcattttatcagctccactgaccatatagaagcactttgtagttctacaattactgactgtagtccatctgtttctctacatacttttttagcctgttttcatcctgttcttcaatggtcaggaccccaacaggaccactacagagtaggtattatttgggtggtggatcattctcagtactgcagtgacactgacatggtggtggtgtgttagtgtgtgttgtgctggtatgagtggataagtcacAGCAGCACgaatggaggttttaaacacctcactgtcagtgctggactaagaatagtccaccaaccaaaaatatccagccaacagcgccccgtaggcagcgttttgtgaccactgataaaggtctaaaagatgaccaactcaaacagcagcaatagataagcaacatcagcattgctgtgtctgatccactcataccagcacaacacacactaacacaccaccactatgtcagtgtcactgcagtgatgagaatgattcaccacccaaataatacctgctctgtggtggtcatgtgggggtcctgaccattgaagaacagagtgaaagcaggctaaaaagtatgtagagaaatagatggactacagtcagtaattgtagaactacaaagtgtttccctatggtaagtagagctgataaaatggacagtgagtgtagaaacaaggaggtggtttaatgttatggctgatcagtgtattaaaaacaacagtaatattgttatattttagtagtagtactagtagtatttGGGCTTATTGCCATACCAGCATCTATGGCTACATTCATGGCATTAACTTGGTGGCATTTCTGAGTATATGGTTTTAGGTAGCTTTGGGGATAACTGTGTTTTGGTAGTAATGTCCGTATTTATTTCAGATGGTTTATGTGATGGTTAGATTTTCTTATCTCATTCTGTTTGCCATCTGTACataatgtagtttttttttatttttattaagttaAATGTCCAATAGTCAAATTTAGCATCTGGTGATTTCCTTTCTGTTAGTGCTTTGAGCCGTCATTTGtaacagtaagtaaaagtaaaggtgGTTACAACCACCTCTCTAATAGCCCATTCTTAAGTGTACTTACAGCATTCATGCCCTGACCAAAAAACGGGACCACAGCATGAGCAGCGTCTCCCATCAGAACACATTTGTCCATCAGATGGTAAGGAGAGCACTTCACTGACACCATGGCCTGTGCAGGCAGTCGGAAAAGGTCTCTCTTTAAAGCATCACTGAAACATACAATGTCATGTCATGTAAAACTATAATAACATTTATCTTTAAAATAAGATCCTAAACACTCTTAATTAGCCTCTGTGCTATCTAAGATAATTCAGTAACAGTGAGGAAATCATAACTGAGCATAAACGAAGGATCCACCacaggctcagtctttgcaagcgtTCACCACTTtacagttttaaaaatgaatagttaatcagttcaaaaagaacatttttctaTACAAGATTACATCTAATTTATGTCTTTCACCTACCATCTACCATACCAtagaaaatatggtaaaaaaaaagaatgcaggGAAGAGAACGGGGTTTGACAAAAACCAGAATGAAAGTGGGAGAGACAGAGCGGTCCTTACACTCCTATAAGTGGGATTAAATCAGGGAAAAATTTCTGAAAGAAGTTCATCATTTTATCTTCTGTGGTGAGCTTCTCAAAGTCTTCAAAGGGCATGAAAAGTGTGCAGGTAAATGTCTTGTCCTTTAAAGCATAAGATAACAACATATTAGAgtcgttgtcatggagactccAAATATAGAACATATCCCATCCTAACAATAGCAATGATACATTTACAATCAAAATAAAATGGGATTATAAAACTAAAAATGTGTCATAGTTGCATATTTGAGCAGACAATGAtccaacacaaaaaaaaaaaaaatatatatatatatatatacattgatACTTTTTTTACTAAGtagcagtagcagtagtatttcctttatatatatacagtgtatcacaaaagtgagtacacccctcacatttctgcagatatttaagtatatcttttcatgggacaacactgacaaaatgacactttgacacaatgaaaagtagtctgtgtgcagcttatataacagtgtaaatttattcttccctcaaaataactcaacacagccattaatgtctaaaccactggcaacaaaagtgagtacaccccttagtgaaagttcctgaagtgtcaatattttgtgtggccaccattatttcccagaactgccctaactctcctgggcatggagtttaccagagcttcacaggttgccactggaatgcttttccactcctccatgacgacatcacggagctggcggatattcgagactttgcgctcctccaccttccgcttgaggatgccccaaagatgttctattgggtttaggtctggagacatgcttggccagtccatcacctttaccctcagcctcttcaataaagcagtggtcgtcttagaggtgtgtttggggtcattatcatgctggaacactgccctgcgacccagtttccggagggaggggataatgctctgcttcagtatttcacagtacatattggagttcatgtgtccctcaatgaaatgtaactccccaacacctgctgcactcatgcagccccagaccatggcattcccaccaccatgcttgactgtaggcatgacacacttatctttgtactcctcacctgattgccgccacacatgcttgagaccatctgaaccaaacaaattaatcttggtctcatcagaccataggacatggttccagtaatccatgtcctttgttgacatgtcttcagcaaactgtttgcgggctttcttgtgtagagacttcagaagaggcttccttctggggtgacagccatgcagaccaatttgatgtagcgtgcggcgtatggtctgagcactgacaggctgaccccccaccttttcaatctctgcagcaatgctgacagcactcctgcgcctatctttcaaagacagcagttggatgtgacgctgagcacgtgcactcagcttctttggacgaccaacgcgaggtctgttctgagtggaccctgctcttttaaaacgctggatgatcttggccactgtgctgcagcttagtttcagggtgttggcaatcttcttgtagccttggccatcttcatgtagcgcaacaattcgtcttttaagatcctcagagagttctttgccatgaggtgccatgttggaactttcagtgaccagtatgagagagtgtgagagctgtactactaaattgaacacacctgctccatatgcacacctgagacctagtaacactaacaaatcacatgacattttggagggaaaatgacaagcagtgctcaatttggacatttaggggtgtagtctcttaggggtgtactcacttttgttgccggtggtttagacattaatggctgtatattgagttattttgagggaagaataaatttacactgttatataagctgcacacagactacttttcattgtgtcaaagtgtcattttgtcagtgttgtcccatgaaaagatatacttaaatatctgcagaaatgtgaggggtgtactcacttttgtgatacactgtatatatgaaatactactgctactttttTACCTCaccattaaaaagtaaatacaaaGCTTCACTACTTTTGGACAAACTTCTAACAAACGAACTCATCAGTAAGATATGAagttttctgtgtttttggttgacAAGGGTGAAACCCAATGTGGTTGACTGCTGCTGTAGCCCATCCGCCCCAAGCACCCCATCCTTCCAGGTTCTCTCTGTTCAACATGGTTGTGAATAGTAGTTAGTTAAGTTACTTAGTAAACTGGGTAAACCGTACATGGTTGTGCATGAAATCTCAACCAGTTCCTGGCATACTTAAAGTCTTACTGGCATAAACAACCATGCCACATTTTTTTTATGGTTTTTGATTAACTGGTTTATGGTGAACATTAACTGAAACTTTGGACTTGTGGCTGGAAGATATTATGCAATGCTATTTACACACTGCAATAAGCACATTATTAAGCAGATATAAAAGTGTATCTAAGAAGTGACAAATGAGTGTATCCCAGTAATACTTTCTCAAAAAGTAGTGTATGGCACAAAACATGTTCAGTCTTATTCACCGAGCAGAAACAATAACTTTTGGTAGCTGTTTAAGAGTTAACAATTTGTCAGTGAATGTGCCCTAACTATTAAATTAATGATTTATCTAACCTAACCTGTATTTCtatttgtatttctattatttaagtttattacaattacataaataataaactgctgTATTTATCTCTTTTTTCttccataaatatatataaaaaatacttaaaaacCTGTATTCAGTTTGTTTTACAAATGCATGCAGACTTAGAATGGCTTTTTAGTTCAAAAATTGCAAACTGACAAATACGTGGTTCCATATTACAAAATAAggacatgaatgaataaagaataaattagAACATGATTTGTAAAATTCTCACTTACCAAATTGGGCAGAGCAATCATCATGAATGTGTTTCTTGGCCAGATATGGAGAAAATTGGGCTCCATAGCAAACTAATGATGGAAACAAAGATAATGAGGCATTGCCTACATCAAACAGTGTTTACATGTTTAGCAGACTATATttaatcatttcatttcatcTAGGCACTCTTTAATTAGAATGTGTACTTTGTAAAGGACACTAATGTACAGTGGAGATGTTTAATTCCAGCTCCTAAAGTAAGAgtgatttaatgatattattaatgAATTCTTACTGCTGACTTGATAATAAGCAAAGCAACTTTTAGAACCTGAACTTTACACTACTGATCCACAGCTGGCAAATATGCCTGAAATACTGATGGAATGAATTGCTTAGTCACTTTGTCAATTCCCTTACAACCCTCAAAACACattcttactcactcactttcttaactgcttatagTATCACCtttaaggcaattcagtgtttccaattaacctgactggttgtttttggactgtgtgaggacaccggagctcccggaggaaacccacgcagacacggggagaacatgcaaactctgcacataAAGGACCTGGTGAGACAGAATACAATCCAAAGTACTTACATCACCGTTTTTAGGAGGCATAGTGAGCTCCAGATATCCATGTGGGATGTAGGTCTGGCTGTAATCAAATCGACTACAGCGCAGAAATTGTTTTCTGGTGGCAGAGAAGGCACCATCACAGCCAACTATTAGATCTGCCTGAATTTCCTTTTCAGTACCATCTGGCCTACAATAAAACAGAGAACAAATGACCTTCTAACTTCATtggaattttttttcttttaattactgTACAATCTTACTTATCTTAATTTTAGCTAATGTAAAGGTTATTCAAAACTATAAACTGTTATTCAACCATATATTTAAAACTCAAGCAATAAATCAAGCAAATATACTCCAGGCTTAAATATTCTATATTCTATAGGGGCAATTCATCATGTTTAAATTATTAGAGGCTGCtagtaaatagaaaataaaatgaaaagttATCTTATTTATTAAATCCGCAATTTATAATTTACTGCATGCCTTACTATttgtaatcattattattattcatttaatgtGTAAATTAAAAGAGAGCACCCTCTCTGGTTAAGAAGAGCCTCAGGCTAGCACACTCGGACTCTAACGTGTGTAAAGCTGCCGTTTGGTTCACTACACCAGCCAGAGGCAGATTTATACAGAGCTCTGACTAACAAATAATCACACaacttccttctttcttttgcCACTTATGCAGTTGCTTATGTCTATTACTCTGTGAAGGAGTTGATTTTCCTTCTGGTCGTACCTTCTTCAGACATTTtgaattgtgtctgttgagtgccTGTCTAGACAAGTAGGCTACAACATTAGGCTGTCGCCTGGGTGCCTTAAATAATGATGATTAGGAGTCTGCTAATGTTTCCTTTAAAAAGCTTGTAAATGATCTCTAAAtgtctaaataaaagtaaaactgaatagctgaataaaagtaaacactGTGTACCCAAGAAAGGTCATGATCCCCGTTTCTGGACTCCAGTCAAGCAACTTGTATTTAAAGTGCAGTTCTGTATTTGGATATGCCTCAGCCGCTGCAATGAGGACAAATGAAACAAAGCTACATTTAGACTTTtgaaaatagtaaaaatactttatcagacattacattaataaaacagaTGTGACTGATGTGCTACTACCTGTTAGCAGATCCTTATTGAGGTTGGCTCTGCCTACTGAGAGGATgtactgaaataaaacaatatgagTGTTGAGTCTTAACAGAAATACCCACATTCATACATTCTAAGTTGAGATGCCAATTTGCTTATGTTCTATATAAAGAGTTTTGTCATTTTGTCCATGTTTCCCAATTTGTGATTagacaaataatttacttcaaccaatcacaaaaacaaTTATACTTCAGGTCAATACTAAACATGTTGTTAACCAGGTGTGCAACAAACTTTAGTAAATTTGTCTAATCAAATACACCTagaattatacaccgatcagccataacattaaaaccacctccttgtttctaaactcactgttcattttatcagctccacttaccatatagaagcactttgtagttcaacaattgctgactgtagtccatctgtttctctgcatgctttgttaggcccctttcatgctgttcttcaatggtcaggactctcccaggaccaccacagagtaggtattatttaggtggtggatcattctcagcactgcagtgacactgacatggtggtggtgtgttagtgtgtgttgtgctggtatgagtggataagacacagcagtgctgatggagtttttaacacctcactgttactgctggactgagaatagtccactaaccaaaaaaatatccagccaacagcgcctcgtgggcagtgTCTagaccactgacgaaggtctagaagatgaccaactcaaacagcagcaatagatgagcaatcgctttacacctacaaggtggacaaattaagtaggagtgtctaatagagtggacagtgagtggacacagtatttaaaaactccagcagcgctgctgtgtctgatctactcataccagcacaacacacactaacacaccaccaccatgtcattgtcactgcagtgctgagaatgatccaccacctaaataatacctactctgtagtggtcctgaccattaaagaacagggtgaaagcaggctaaaaagtatgcagggtaacaaatggactacagtcagtaaatatagagctacaaagtgcttctatatggtaagtggagctgataaaatggacagtgagtgtagaaacaaggaggtggttttaatgttatggctgattagtgtatatactTATAATTGACATGTGGAGGACAAGCAAAGTAAGAagttcattgtacagtgtaactgctgtttcttctgtgcacatgacaataaaagtCTTGAATCTTGAATGAACATACAAAATTGTTTTTAAGTCTTTGTCGAAGTTAGGTGGTTCTTTGCCGCctataaaaaaaggtttttactGTAAAGCTTTAGAGAATTTGGGTGATGAACAATGAATTCAAATATACGTAGagataaataatcaaaataaaaatgtttaaacagaAACAGTTGGGGATATTGCTGATAAAAGAGGTTTAAATTACTAAAAGTTACAGTTACGAAATACAAAGTTTAAcattttgaactgtttgaagaaAGCACTCAGCACACATGGAGAACAGCACGGATGTTTGGTTACTGGTTAAACCAGATTGTGACAGAAGCTCAGGCCACTTCATTTTTTGTAACTTAGTTTTATGTCAAGGATATGCATTGGAACAAAGTGCACATGTTTGTAAGCAGAAAATCAATGTATAGTGTAAATCATTAGCTTTAACTGGATTTCTACAAGAGTTTTTATATGTGAGAAATAATTGAACTGCACAGGAAATGGTCTCAAGTAGCACATTATTGATTAAACCATTAGTCTGCAGTAAAATTCAAACAGTGGTTAGTTTGTGGTAAAATGGTGATAATGCAGGTTAATACAAAGGGCAGGATTAGCATAACATGTAATTAGGTGCATTTACAAAACCACCAGATGGAACACAACATTTAGAGATAATACTTTAACAAAACTttagaaataattaaataaaatggttGTATTTACTAAGTAAAAAGAGCTAAAAGGCTCCTGATCCCGAGAGGTATTTTAATACAGATAAGAGCCTTAGCAATACATGCCCTTAGAGTAAATTAATCTAAACATTATCTTAAAAATAGATTAtacaggcgcccaggtggtgcagtgggatattccgctagcacaccagcacggagattctgaactcctcggttcgaaacacagcgctgctaccggtcggctgggtgctaTCTAGCGGccgtaattggcagtgcctgcaggaagggatgaccggaatatgtgggcggggtcttcaaaacaatgtgtaaggactctgattggcagatagaggcgcctgtgcaagggtggaaaagggttctgttaagggcgtgcgggtcggaggaggcgtgagcagcaatatactctcctcaactgcaaaatatcggggatccccagcagtggaaaacaaatacattttacagtaaGGGTGTTTTTACcttcttttattacattttttgtaatttttttcttttagctgCTCTGGTATCTATATTAGGGTCGTCACTGCAGACCTGATCCGCATACCAGACTTAGTactttttatgccggatgccttTCCtggcacaaccctcctatttttaaacaggcttgggaccaacactgagagcgcactgacaagtgtacctcccaatggctacACTGTTTTGGCAATCCCCTGCCCTCAAACACTAGCTAATTATGTCCATGCAGCTTGATAAGATttaaacccggatctcagcagtagtgggctagcataatttacctcTGGGCCTCCGGAGTATTTAACATATCTAATCTAAACAGCTTCACATTTAGTAAAAATGCATTAACTTTACTTCAAAAAGTTGGCATCACTTCAAAATTTTAAACACGCAGAATAATTAGGTAGggcataatgttgtgtgcatgtgtacaaggattttttttatgtttattagttGTTTATATTACCTGGCCTTTCTTTCCATATGGTATAGAAGACCGTTTTCCATTCAGACTATGGATCATGCGACCATGCATTGGAATGCCCTTGGAGACAACCTACATACAAGAGAAAtaacagaaaaatacaaaacaaacaacagtcatgcaaattaataaaaaaaagacaatgcaAACACTCGAACAACCAGAATGACtttaattaatacaaaataacaCAATAGATCTGAATTTCATTGTGTTTTTGCTGCAGTTTACTGACTTCCAACTACACTaccaagttttttttctttgcaaacAAGGATGTATCAGAGCTCAGCACTTGTTAGTCAGCTGAAAGACAGTGTTTCCTAGTGCGGCATTGCAAAGAATTTAggtatttcaccatctacagttcataatatcataaAAAGATTTAGGGAGTCAGGGGAAAATCTGCATGAAGGCCAAGAGTGGAAACTGCTGTCGAATGTGTGTGACCATTAAGCTTTAGGCGGTATTTGAGAAATttctaaatttatttatttttaacaaatagaattaaatcattgaaaacactgaaaatcttttttgtcattttatctATTGAATATATTTACAAATTGCAGATTTCAGATTTATTGTTGAAGGAGCCTTGTTGAAGTAGGAGGCTAAAAACACGTTACCTTTTCTTCCATTCCAACATGGTTTAAAGCTCGTCTGCCCCTGTGTGAGAGAGCTAGATTTATGCTTCTGCCCTTTACTGTTTTGGCACTGCGAATATCTAACAAAGCAAAGGGTTAGTCAGTCAAAAACCATCAGTGCTATTATAAAATGTAGCCCTTATTATTACACACAACGTTCCTGCTCTTACCTTCTCGAGATTCAAACACTGCAACCTCAAATCCTCTTTTCGCAAAAAAACATGCATTTAGGGCTCCAACCTACATCAGGAAAGAAACAGAAAAGAGAGCGTGTCCACTGATTCCAACAACATAATTGACAGTGTACAGTTATCATTGCATAAATTGTGTAATACCACTTTAAAATTGCATTTCAGTTTTTAGTGTTActgtaaaaattattattattattcgtaTTACTATACAATTTAGTCCTTAAATATAAAAgtacactttttaaaaatctttttacTAAAATTTTACTAATATCGATGTGCTCCCACAACAATCATTTAAAAGATCTTGATTCAGTATTTCCAAATATTTAGTCAATTATTAAACCTAAATGCACAAGCTAAACCTCAGAATTCAGCTCaagataaaaaaatagaatCAGTACTTGGTAGTGAACTGGGGAGAGTGAATATCAGCATTTGTGGGTTGTCTGACAATAAGTGGTCAGACACCAGGCACTTCAAGACATTGAATGGACACAGTGCTGTCCTCTGGCAAAGAGTGCCGTGAAGTTGCATCATGGTACCCAGATCAACACAAAAACTTCAATGTGAAAGCAGAAGATGCTCAGAAGAGATAAACAAGCTGAGTTGGATTCAGTATGCAAAGAAAGGAAACAGCAGACCTGTGTTCCTGATAGTGAAGAAGCTCACCAAACCATTCCAACCTAAAACTACATTCATCAAGgacaaaaaggaaaagaaacttGTTAAACCAAAGAAAGTGTGTCAACGATGGAAAGACTACTTTGAAGAATTGTAGTGTTGAAGAGGGAAACATACAGATCAATGTTTGATAAAAGAAGCTGCCACCCAGGAAGAGATCAAGTGTGCCATGCCAGAAATGGCTAAGCGAAAGGCACCTGGTCCGGATGACATAGCAGTTGAACAGCTCAGGTTTTGTGAATAGATGACTCTGAACAAGCTGCATAAGATCTGCAGGAAAGTGTGGGAGACTGCCCAGAAGAATACACAATCAGTCTCAATTCTGGTGCCTAAGAAAGGTGACTTGCTCCATTGCAGCAATTACAGGAACATTGCACTGGTCTTACATGCTAGCAGGACTTGTTGTGAATAATCCTGAAATGAATGCAAACCAAGCTTGGTGAAAAGACTGCCTAAGAGCAAGCTGGATTTAGGCCAACAATCCAATCACAAATCATGAAAAAAGCAAGAGAAAGGAAGAAGGCactatatatttatgttttactgaTTTCACAAGGTTATTCGACATGGTACAGCATGGTGAACTATGAATAGAAATGCTTGAAATGGGTTTCCCCTCGCACTTGGTCCAACTATTAAGGAGTCTGTATAGCCAACAACATGCTGCTGTCAGGACAGCCAATGACACATTAGCATGGTTTAGGGTAAGAAAGGGAGTCCGACATTTGATGTAACGTCTCACCATATATGTAATACACAAATGTATTACAGACATCGTGAGACTTTACATGGATTTCCTGGAGGATTCAGAGTTGCTGGAAAGACACTTAGAAATCACGGGTATGCTGCTGACTGTATTATTGGTTACATCACCAGTAGAACTACAGGAGCTAGTGATAGAATCAGTACTTGGTAGTGAACTGGGGAGAGTGAATATCAGCATTTGTGGATTGTCTGACAATAAGTGGTCAGACACCAGGCACTTCAAGACATTGAATGGACACAGTGCTGTCCTCTGGCAGTGAACGCTGATGAATggagcaaaaacaaaagtgatGGTGGAAACTGAAAAAATACTGGAGATCATGGAAGGTAATAGATTGGAACTTATGGACTCTTATTTATGGGAAGTAGAGTATCGAATACTGCAGAACATGCTGGTAAAAGGAAGTCAAAAATAGCAGTGGAAAAGGCTGTAATGGTCAAATTGAAATGGATATCAAGCTGCATATGGATGTGAGGGCTGGATACtgaagaaagaggaagaaagacACAGTCAGGCATTTAAGAacaagtgcatcagaaaactgGTAAAAATCTCATGGAAGAGGGTGATGACCAACATTGAAGGCAGTGCtatgacaggacttgtggaagaactc encodes:
- the LOC134314605 gene encoding kynurenine 3-monooxygenase, with amino-acid sequence MDHSTKNKSAYKKKVAVVGGGLVGALNACFFAKRGFEVAVFESREDIRSAKTVKGRSINLALSHRGRRALNHVGMEEKVVSKGIPMHGRMIHSLNGKRSSIPYGKKGQYILSVGRANLNKDLLTAAEAYPNTELHFKYKLLDWSPETGIMTFLGPDGTEKEIQADLIVGCDGAFSATRKQFLRCSRFDYSQTYIPHGYLELTMPPKNGDFAMEPNFLHIWPRNTFMMIALPNLDKTFTCTLFMPFEDFEKLTTEDKMMNFFQKFFPDLIPLIGVDALKRDLFRLPAQAMVSVKCSPYHLMDKCVLMGDAAHAVVPFFGQGMNAGFEDCLVFDEIMDKFDEDIDAVLPEYTRIRAPDDHAIADLAMYNYVEMRAHVNSKYFLFRKYLDRVLHFFMPKTIIPLYTMVTFTRTRYHEAVIHWQWQNKVITRGLFLFGSVSTAGSIYLLIKYFPKNFSGIVEHLWNQASALNWFQK